The Fundulus heteroclitus isolate FHET01 chromosome 13, MU-UCD_Fhet_4.1, whole genome shotgun sequence genome contains a region encoding:
- the LOC110366872 gene encoding flocculation protein FLO11, translating into MQRSEMLVLLVVFLSCTQGQNSTTTTCSSCSNATHAAGTTNSAETNGTSQPSPTTPQVHQSSSPPESSDTSTSRTSRTSSSSISSSSSGGPPPASSNPPSITASSQTDLLSSGVTRTSAAAPHSSSGSSAATPPASSPATGGCGRASGRCRPAMLLLLEVCCVLLQRAHA; encoded by the exons ATGCAGAGGTCCGagatgctggttctgttggtggtGTTTCTGAGCTGCACACAG GGGCAGaactccaccaccaccacctgcagctcctgctcCAACGCCACACATGCAGCCGGCACCACAAACAGCGCTGAGACTAATGGAACCAGCCAGCCAAGCCCAACCACACCACAGGTCCACCAGTCCTCCTCTCCACCAGAGTCCAGTGACACCAGCacctccagaacctccagaacctccagcagcagcatctccagcagcagctctgggGGGCCACCTCCTGCCTCCTCCAACCCCCCCTCCATCACTGCCTCCTCTCAGACGGACCTCCTGTCTTCAGGGGTGACTCGGACCTCTGCTGCGGCCCCCCACAGCTCCTCTGGCAGCAGCGCCGCCACCCCCCCGGCCTCCAGCCCGGCCACCGGAGGCTGTGGCCGTGCGTCTGGGCGCTGCAGGCCGgccatgctgctgctgctggaggtttgCTGCGTCCTGCTGCAGCGCGCCCACGCCTGA
- the zgc:101785 gene encoding annexin A2 isoform X2 translates to MDPDFLASSDMWWGTLGTIRPFSSFHPDRDVAEIQAALQRKDAVTLVRILTNRSNAQRQFIAKSFQEQTKPESRQDLSAALKKALSGDLENLLLQLLMLPDQLEAHRLKDAMAGLGTDEETLLEILCTRSGQKLQDISAAYKKSYKKDLEKELRSETSGDFAKLVVALLKKDVAAGSVQRDVQALAASLSGKKAEAEPWITILTSRDADHLNKVLMELELETGQTVDQLVEKSFSGDFRLGLRVLVQCIQNPEVYLAQRLLTMKTPLVQGIMVSHSEEDLLQIRAAFLRLNGCSLYSALQKHFKGEHLQALQAICRSED, encoded by the exons ATGGATCCTGACTTCCTCGCCTCTTCT GACATGTGGTGGGGGACCCTCGGAACCATCCGGCCCTTCTCCAGCTTCCACCCTGACAGGGATGTGGCGGAGATCCAGGCGGCGCTGCAGAGGAAAG ACGCCGTGACGCTGGTGAGGATCCTGACCAACCGCAGCAACGCCCAGAGACAATTCATCGCCAAGAGCTTCCAGGAGCAAACAAAGCCGGAGAGCAGACAG GACCTGAGTGCAGCTCTGAAGAAGGCTCTCTCTGGAGACCTGGagaacctgctgctgcagctgctgatgcTGCCGGACCAGCTGGAGGCCCACCGGCTGAAGGACGCCATGGCG GGTTTGGGCACGGATGAGGAAACGCTGCTGGAGATCCTGTGTACGCGCTCTGGACAGAAGCTGCAGGACATCAGTGCTGCCTACAAGAAGA GTTACAAGAAGGATCTGGAGAAGGAGCTGAGATCAGAGACCAGCGGAGACTTTGCCAAGCTGGTTGTGGCTCTGCTGAAG AAAGACGTTGCTGCAGGTTCTGTTCAGAGAGACGTTCAG GCTCTCGCTGCGTCTCTGAGTGGGAAGAAGGCCGAAGCAGAACCGTGGATCACCATCCTGACGTCCAGAGACGCGGATCACCTGAATAAAG TGCTGAtggagctggagctggagaCCGGGCAGACGGTGGACCAGTTGGTGGAGAAAAGCTTCTCAGGAGACTTTCGACTCGGCCTGAGAGTTTTAG TTCAGTGCATCCAGAACCCCGAGGTCTACCTGGCCCAGAGACTGCTCACCATGAAG ACACCGTTGGTTCAGGGGATCATGGTGTCCCACAGCGAGGAGGACCTCCTGCAAATCCGAGCGGCGTTCCTCAGACTGAACGGCTGCTCTTTGTACTCGGCCCTGCAG aaacattttaaaggagaaCATCTGCAGGCTCTGCAGGCCATCTGTCGATCTGAAGATTAA
- the LOC110366873 gene encoding cell wall integrity and stress response component 1 produces the protein MKPVAWKLLSLALLGSSLCCMVLAQVKVDTTTSSGKSFVSTTATTVQTVTSSSNNNGNNGNNKNPSGNDANTPKPSSSGTNSTNSSSSSTSSSTTSSSNHQDGTNHQDGTSLQQQSGTTVKPAKGSSAGGGSSFSSISLLLASILVQAACCR, from the exons ATGAAGCCCGTGGCCTGGAAGCTGCTGTCTCTGGCCCTGCTGGGGTCCAGTCTCTGCTGCATGGTCCTGGCTCAG GTCAAAGTGGACACCACCACCTCTTCAGGCAAGTCCTTCGTCAGCACCACCGCTACCACCGTCCAGACCGTCACGTCCTCCAGCAACAACAACGGCAacaatggcaacaacaaaaacccaAGCGGCAACGACGCCAATACCCCAAAGCCCAGCAGCAGCGGCACCAACAGCACCAACAGCTCCAgcagctccaccagcagctccaccaccagcagctccaACCATCAGGACGGGACCAACCATCAGGACGGGACcagcctgcagcagcagagcgGCACCACAGTCAAACCAGCGAAGGGAAGCTCAGCGGGCGGAGGCAGCAGCTTCTCCTCCATCAGTCTGCTGCTGGCCTCCATCCTGGTCCAGGCCGCCTGCTGCCGTTAG
- the zgc:101785 gene encoding annexin A2 isoform X1, with product MDPDFLASSVSNPEQDMWWGTLGTIRPFSSFHPDRDVAEIQAALQRKDAVTLVRILTNRSNAQRQFIAKSFQEQTKPESRQDLSAALKKALSGDLENLLLQLLMLPDQLEAHRLKDAMAGLGTDEETLLEILCTRSGQKLQDISAAYKKSYKKDLEKELRSETSGDFAKLVVALLKKDVAAGSVQRDVQALAASLSGKKAEAEPWITILTSRDADHLNKVLMELELETGQTVDQLVEKSFSGDFRLGLRVLVQCIQNPEVYLAQRLLTMKTPLVQGIMVSHSEEDLLQIRAAFLRLNGCSLYSALQKHFKGEHLQALQAICRSED from the exons ATGGATCCTGACTTCCTCGCCTCTTCTGTGAGTAACCCTGAGCAG GACATGTGGTGGGGGACCCTCGGAACCATCCGGCCCTTCTCCAGCTTCCACCCTGACAGGGATGTGGCGGAGATCCAGGCGGCGCTGCAGAGGAAAG ACGCCGTGACGCTGGTGAGGATCCTGACCAACCGCAGCAACGCCCAGAGACAATTCATCGCCAAGAGCTTCCAGGAGCAAACAAAGCCGGAGAGCAGACAG GACCTGAGTGCAGCTCTGAAGAAGGCTCTCTCTGGAGACCTGGagaacctgctgctgcagctgctgatgcTGCCGGACCAGCTGGAGGCCCACCGGCTGAAGGACGCCATGGCG GGTTTGGGCACGGATGAGGAAACGCTGCTGGAGATCCTGTGTACGCGCTCTGGACAGAAGCTGCAGGACATCAGTGCTGCCTACAAGAAGA GTTACAAGAAGGATCTGGAGAAGGAGCTGAGATCAGAGACCAGCGGAGACTTTGCCAAGCTGGTTGTGGCTCTGCTGAAG AAAGACGTTGCTGCAGGTTCTGTTCAGAGAGACGTTCAG GCTCTCGCTGCGTCTCTGAGTGGGAAGAAGGCCGAAGCAGAACCGTGGATCACCATCCTGACGTCCAGAGACGCGGATCACCTGAATAAAG TGCTGAtggagctggagctggagaCCGGGCAGACGGTGGACCAGTTGGTGGAGAAAAGCTTCTCAGGAGACTTTCGACTCGGCCTGAGAGTTTTAG TTCAGTGCATCCAGAACCCCGAGGTCTACCTGGCCCAGAGACTGCTCACCATGAAG ACACCGTTGGTTCAGGGGATCATGGTGTCCCACAGCGAGGAGGACCTCCTGCAAATCCGAGCGGCGTTCCTCAGACTGAACGGCTGCTCTTTGTACTCGGCCCTGCAG aaacattttaaaggagaaCATCTGCAGGCTCTGCAGGCCATCTGTCGATCTGAAGATTAA